In Sphingopyxis sp. 113P3, one DNA window encodes the following:
- a CDS encoding DUF983 domain-containing protein, with protein sequence MPDSNTNPEGQPPIGRAALLGLCPRCGAQTLFEGPVRFAPRCRACGLDFGAYNVGDGPAAFLTLIVGALLIVAALLVDFAFEPPLWVHVILWVPLTIAAVVLGLRLAKAALLASEHQRKAAEGRLAEEEEHD encoded by the coding sequence TTGCCGGACAGCAATACCAATCCAGAAGGGCAGCCGCCGATCGGGCGCGCTGCCCTTCTTGGCCTCTGTCCGCGCTGCGGCGCACAGACGCTGTTCGAGGGCCCCGTCCGCTTCGCGCCGCGCTGCCGCGCCTGCGGACTCGACTTTGGCGCCTATAATGTCGGCGACGGCCCCGCGGCCTTCCTGACGCTGATTGTGGGCGCGCTTCTGATCGTGGCGGCCCTCCTCGTCGATTTCGCCTTCGAGCCGCCGCTTTGGGTGCATGTCATCCTGTGGGTCCCCCTGACCATTGCCGCGGTTGTTCTGGGGCTGAGGCTCGCCAAGGCGGCGCTGCTTGCAAGCGAGCATCAGCGAAAGGCGGCCGAGGGCCGCCTCGCCGAGGAGGAAGAGCATGACTGA
- a CDS encoding substrate-binding domain-containing protein, producing the protein MFEKSALVAGVACAALALSACQDQASVGGGARDYISAVGSSTVYPFATAVGEAFAEATGNKTPKIDSTGTGGGFERFCAGIGGDTPDIANASRRIKKSEFDRCAANGVTEIVEIQIGIDGIALGEAARGPGFRLTEEDVYKALAANPYGKPNTAKTWKDVNPALPAVGISVFGPPSTSGTYDAFKELILARGCDANPDMKTLKDKDKEQHAAVCTGLRGSPYYVEQGENDNLIISKLDKNPGSLGIFGFSYLDANKDKIKAVPVQGVAPTYATIADGSYPGSRPLFLYVKKAHVGVVPGLGDYIAEFVKGAGEGGYLAAKGLIVSPKSVAEAAQAAARDMTPLDGAALK; encoded by the coding sequence ATGTTCGAGAAATCTGCTTTGGTCGCGGGCGTCGCATGTGCCGCGCTGGCGCTGTCCGCGTGTCAGGATCAGGCGTCCGTGGGCGGCGGCGCACGCGACTATATCAGCGCGGTCGGCTCCTCGACGGTCTACCCTTTCGCCACCGCCGTCGGCGAAGCCTTTGCGGAGGCCACCGGCAACAAGACCCCGAAGATCGACAGCACGGGCACCGGCGGCGGCTTCGAGCGCTTTTGCGCCGGGATCGGCGGCGACACGCCCGACATTGCGAACGCGTCGCGCCGGATCAAGAAGTCGGAGTTCGACCGCTGCGCCGCGAATGGCGTGACCGAAATCGTCGAGATCCAGATCGGTATCGATGGCATTGCGCTCGGCGAGGCGGCGCGCGGGCCGGGCTTCAGGCTCACCGAGGAAGATGTCTACAAGGCGCTTGCTGCAAACCCCTATGGCAAGCCCAACACGGCGAAGACGTGGAAGGATGTGAACCCCGCGCTCCCCGCGGTTGGCATCTCGGTTTTTGGCCCGCCATCGACGAGCGGTACCTATGATGCGTTCAAGGAACTGATCCTTGCGCGCGGCTGCGACGCGAACCCCGACATGAAGACGCTCAAGGACAAGGACAAGGAGCAGCACGCGGCGGTTTGCACCGGGCTGCGCGGTTCGCCCTATTATGTCGAGCAGGGCGAGAACGATAATCTCATCATCTCGAAGCTCGACAAGAATCCGGGAAGCCTCGGCATCTTCGGCTTTTCCTACCTCGATGCGAACAAGGACAAGATCAAGGCGGTGCCGGTGCAGGGCGTCGCGCCGACCTATGCGACGATCGCCGACGGCAGCTACCCCGGATCGCGGCCGCTGTTCCTCTACGTCAAGAAGGCGCATGTCGGTGTCGTTCCGGGGCTCGGGGATTATATCGCCGAATTTGTCAAAGGCGCGGGCGAGGGCGGCTATCTGGCCGCCAAGGGATTGATCGTGTCGCCGAAAAGCGTCGCAGAGGCGGCGCAGGCCGCGGCGAGGGATATGACGCCGCTCGATGGCGCGGCGCTGAAGTAG
- the pstC gene encoding phosphate ABC transporter permease subunit PstC, whose protein sequence is MSFNAPALLFVILGLALIGWLAGRGRSALLASRAGVKLHSRPQYHGWYVALWLFAPAALFLGLWSSVSPALVTGAVLETPAAEGLPAFAFERGAILSDARSVAEGRQAAVRLPAAAPLVEPYRHAAQRYGAIGVGAMLALALAGGIYGYSRVGPGFRARSRVERIVMALLLVASLVAILTTFGIVMSLLFESIRFFRLVSPAELLFGTHWNPQSGAAQPGTFGGIPLFWGTVLIGAIIAMIVAIPIGMMTAVYLTQYAAPAVRRWVKPCLEILAGVPTVVYGYFAALTVAPALRDFAAMLGVPNASSESALAAGIVMGVMIIPFISSMADDSINAVPQAMRDGSLALGATPNETIREVLIPAALPGVMGGILLAVSRAIGETMIVVMAAGLSANLTANPFASVTTVTAQIVKLLTGDQEFDSAKTLAAFALGLVLFLVTLLLNIAALRIVKKYREAYE, encoded by the coding sequence GTGAGCTTCAACGCCCCTGCCCTCCTGTTCGTCATTCTTGGCCTCGCGCTGATCGGCTGGCTTGCCGGACGGGGGCGATCGGCGCTGCTCGCATCGCGCGCGGGAGTGAAGCTCCATTCGCGTCCGCAATATCATGGCTGGTACGTCGCCTTGTGGCTGTTCGCGCCCGCCGCCCTCTTCCTTGGTCTCTGGTCGAGCGTGTCCCCCGCGCTGGTCACAGGTGCGGTGCTCGAGACCCCCGCGGCGGAAGGCCTGCCTGCCTTCGCTTTCGAACGCGGGGCGATCCTCTCGGATGCACGCAGCGTGGCTGAGGGGCGGCAAGCCGCGGTACGGCTCCCCGCCGCAGCGCCGCTCGTCGAGCCCTACAGGCACGCGGCGCAGCGCTATGGCGCGATCGGAGTAGGGGCCATGCTCGCGCTCGCGCTTGCGGGCGGAATTTATGGCTATTCGCGGGTCGGGCCTGGTTTCCGGGCCCGCTCGCGGGTCGAGCGGATCGTGATGGCCTTGCTTCTCGTCGCCTCGCTCGTCGCGATCCTGACGACCTTCGGCATCGTGATGTCGCTTCTGTTTGAATCGATCCGCTTCTTCCGCCTCGTTTCGCCGGCTGAATTGCTTTTCGGTACCCACTGGAACCCACAAAGCGGGGCCGCGCAGCCCGGCACGTTCGGCGGCATTCCGCTTTTCTGGGGCACGGTGCTGATCGGCGCGATCATCGCCATGATCGTCGCGATCCCGATCGGCATGATGACCGCTGTCTACCTCACCCAATATGCGGCGCCCGCGGTCAGGCGATGGGTGAAGCCGTGCCTTGAGATCCTCGCGGGCGTTCCGACGGTGGTGTATGGCTATTTTGCCGCGCTCACCGTCGCCCCGGCCCTGCGCGACTTTGCCGCGATGCTGGGGGTGCCGAACGCCTCGAGCGAAAGCGCTCTCGCCGCCGGCATTGTCATGGGGGTGATGATCATTCCCTTCATCTCCTCGATGGCCGATGACAGCATCAATGCAGTGCCGCAGGCGATGCGCGACGGGTCGCTCGCGCTCGGCGCAACGCCGAACGAAACGATCCGCGAGGTGCTCATTCCCGCGGCGCTCCCCGGCGTGATGGGCGGCATTTTGCTCGCAGTCAGCCGCGCCATCGGCGAGACGATGATCGTCGTCATGGCCGCAGGCCTCTCCGCCAACCTCACTGCCAACCCTTTTGCAAGCGTCACCACCGTGACCGCGCAGATCGTGAAGCTCCTCACCGGCGACCAGGAGTTCGACAGCGCGAAGACGCTGGCGGCGTTCGCGCTCGGCCTCGTGCTCTTTCTCGTCACGCTGCTGCTCAACATTGCCGCGCTGCGCATCGTAAAAAAATATCGCGAAGCCTATGAATAG
- a CDS encoding class I SAM-dependent methyltransferase: MADLLPLRTLVGEAWDDYGLVDSGGGRKLERYGRYRFIRPEPQAMWAPALPRSAWEEADGEFVPASDEDGGGRWYFHRPVPAEGWPLSWRETRFTASCTPFRHLGFFPDMAPVWDWLRERSADKTDPAFLNLFGYTGVGSQALAAAGATVTHVDASKKSVAQARENAALAGMGDRPIRWIVDDAGKFAAREVRRRRRYDAILLDPPKFGRGPNNERWQLEEGLAPLLADCRQLLDADSRALFLTVYAVRLSALAIGELVAQIFADLPGAVECGELAVREETRGLLLPTAIFARWSR; this comes from the coding sequence GTGGCTGACCTGCTTCCCCTGCGCACGCTCGTTGGCGAGGCGTGGGACGATTATGGCCTCGTTGACAGCGGCGGCGGGCGCAAGCTTGAACGCTATGGCCGCTATCGCTTCATCCGCCCCGAACCGCAGGCGATGTGGGCGCCCGCGCTCCCTCGAAGCGCTTGGGAGGAGGCCGACGGCGAGTTCGTGCCCGCATCCGATGAGGACGGCGGCGGGCGCTGGTATTTTCACCGGCCTGTACCCGCCGAGGGCTGGCCGCTTTCCTGGCGCGAGACGCGCTTTACGGCCTCGTGCACACCGTTTCGGCACCTCGGCTTCTTTCCCGATATGGCGCCGGTCTGGGACTGGCTGCGCGAGCGCAGCGCGGACAAGACCGATCCTGCTTTCCTCAACCTCTTCGGCTACACCGGTGTCGGCAGCCAGGCGCTGGCCGCGGCAGGGGCCACGGTGACCCATGTCGACGCCTCGAAGAAATCGGTCGCGCAGGCGCGCGAGAATGCGGCGCTTGCAGGAATGGGCGACCGGCCGATCCGCTGGATCGTCGACGATGCGGGCAAGTTTGCCGCGCGCGAGGTCAGGCGCCGCCGCCGCTACGACGCGATCCTGCTCGATCCCCCCAAATTCGGCCGAGGCCCGAACAATGAACGCTGGCAGCTCGAGGAAGGGCTCGCGCCGCTCCTCGCCGATTGCCGCCAGCTTCTGGATGCGGACAGCCGCGCGCTCTTCCTGACGGTCTATGCCGTGCGCCTCTCCGCGCTCGCCATTGGCGAGCTTGTGGCGCAGATTTTTGCCGATCTGCCTGGCGCGGTCGAATGCGGCGAACTTGCCGTGCGCGAAGAGACGCGGGGGCTGCTTTTGCCCACCGCCATTTTCGCGCGCTGGAGCCGCTAG
- the phoB gene encoding phosphate regulon transcriptional regulator PhoB has translation MPQPDLLLIEDDEAIAELVVWHFAREGYSVRQTPDGEQGLILAEERVPDIVLLDWMIESLPGIEVCRRLRRNAATANVPIIMLTARGEEEDRIRGLETGADDYVTKPFSPRELVARVQAVLRRLRPALAGEILSYADLQLDPVAHKVERGKQIVNLGPTEFRLLRHFMEHPGRVFSRGQLLDSVWGQDSDIELRTVDVHIRRLRKAINLPGTADVIRTVRSAGYALDAGGSL, from the coding sequence ATGCCGCAGCCCGATTTGTTGCTGATCGAAGATGATGAGGCGATCGCCGAGCTTGTCGTCTGGCATTTTGCGCGCGAAGGCTATTCGGTTCGCCAGACCCCCGATGGCGAACAGGGGCTCATCCTGGCGGAGGAACGCGTCCCCGATATCGTCCTGCTCGACTGGATGATCGAGAGCCTGCCCGGCATCGAGGTGTGCCGTCGCCTGAGGCGCAATGCTGCAACCGCCAATGTTCCGATCATCATGCTCACCGCACGCGGCGAGGAGGAGGACCGTATCCGCGGCCTTGAAACCGGCGCCGACGATTATGTGACCAAGCCTTTCAGCCCCCGCGAACTCGTCGCGCGCGTCCAGGCTGTTCTGCGCCGGCTCCGCCCCGCGCTCGCAGGGGAAATATTGAGCTACGCCGACCTCCAGCTCGATCCGGTCGCGCACAAGGTGGAGCGCGGCAAGCAAATCGTGAACCTCGGGCCAACCGAGTTTCGCCTGCTGCGCCATTTCATGGAGCATCCAGGACGCGTCTTCTCGCGCGGGCAATTGCTCGACAGCGTGTGGGGACAGGATAGCGACATCGAACTGCGAACGGTCGACGTCCATATCCGGCGCCTGCGCAAGGCCATCAACCTGCCCGGCACCGCCGACGTCATTCGCACCGTGCGCTCGGCGGGCTACGCGCTCGACGCCGGGGGCAGCCTGTGA
- the thrC gene encoding threonine synthase, with translation MDYISTRGSAPTLDFRAATLAGLASDGGLYVPAAWPRLSADEIRALAGLDYVETAVRIMLPFVTGALGEDDLRRLCTAAYGRFGHDAVTPLVQLDHHHWLLELFHGPTLAFKDVALQLLGQLFETFLAGGDTDITIVGATSGDTGSAAIEAVAGRDHIRIFMLHPEGRVSDVQRRQMTTVLAPNVHNIAIDGSFDDAQAMVKRLFGDEEARGALTLSAVNSINWARLMAQIVYYFYAAVRLGGPDREIAFSVPTGNFGDVFAGYVAAQMGLPIARLVVATNVNDILHRALMSGDYSAGKVTPTATPSMDIQVSSNFERLLFDLSARDGAAIAGMMDAFDTSRAMTIPPDMLRGASGLFSSARIDGDAMALALRWAQERGGQIIDPHSAVGLAAARGLDIDPAVPVVTLATAHPAKFPDAVERATGVRPSLPARLGNLFDREERYEKLAGDYDVVKAFILAEAVRG, from the coding sequence ATGGACTATATCAGCACCCGCGGCTCTGCGCCGACCCTCGATTTTCGCGCCGCCACGCTTGCCGGCCTTGCCAGCGACGGCGGTCTTTATGTGCCCGCCGCATGGCCGCGGCTCAGCGCCGATGAGATTCGCGCGCTTGCCGGACTTGATTATGTCGAGACGGCGGTGCGGATCATGTTGCCGTTCGTGACGGGAGCGCTTGGCGAGGATGACCTGCGCCGGCTGTGCACCGCCGCCTACGGGCGCTTTGGCCATGATGCGGTCACCCCGCTCGTCCAGCTCGACCATCATCACTGGCTGCTCGAACTCTTCCACGGCCCGACGCTCGCCTTCAAGGACGTCGCGCTGCAACTTCTCGGCCAGCTTTTCGAAACCTTTCTTGCCGGCGGCGACACCGACATCACCATCGTCGGCGCGACCTCGGGTGATACCGGCTCGGCGGCGATCGAGGCGGTGGCGGGCCGCGACCATATCCGCATCTTCATGCTCCACCCCGAAGGCCGGGTCAGCGACGTCCAGCGCCGCCAGATGACGACCGTCCTCGCGCCCAACGTCCACAATATCGCGATCGACGGCAGCTTCGACGACGCGCAGGCGATGGTGAAGCGATTGTTCGGCGATGAGGAGGCGCGCGGCGCGCTGACATTGTCGGCCGTGAACAGCATCAACTGGGCGCGGCTGATGGCGCAGATCGTCTATTATTTCTACGCCGCCGTCCGCCTCGGCGGGCCCGACCGCGAAATTGCCTTCAGTGTTCCCACCGGCAACTTCGGCGATGTATTCGCCGGCTATGTCGCAGCCCAAATGGGGCTCCCCATTGCCAGGCTCGTCGTTGCGACCAACGTCAACGACATTCTTCACCGCGCGCTCATGAGCGGCGATTATAGCGCCGGCAAGGTGACGCCGACCGCAACGCCCAGCATGGACATTCAGGTCAGCAGCAATTTCGAGCGGCTGCTTTTCGACCTTTCCGCTCGCGACGGAGCGGCGATCGCAGGCATGATGGACGCGTTCGACACGAGCCGCGCGATGACGATCCCCCCCGACATGCTGCGCGGGGCGAGCGGTCTCTTTTCGAGCGCGCGGATCGACGGCGATGCGATGGCGCTTGCGCTGCGCTGGGCGCAGGAGCGCGGCGGCCAGATCATCGATCCGCACAGCGCGGTCGGGCTCGCGGCCGCGCGCGGTCTCGACATCGATCCTGCAGTGCCCGTGGTGACGCTCGCGACCGCACATCCGGCAAAATTCCCCGATGCGGTCGAACGCGCGACCGGGGTGCGCCCGTCGCTCCCGGCGCGGCTCGGCAATCTTTTCGACCGCGAAGAGCGCTACGAAAAGCTTGCCGGCGATTATGACGTGGTGAAGGCCTTCATCCTCGCCGAAGCCGTCCGTGGCTGA
- a CDS encoding SURF1 family protein, whose amino-acid sequence MTESALRRWPLVPTLLVIAAAAVMVALGVWQLERKSEKEALLALYERNRAMSATVAYPELPPVADAMLFRKSSIVCLEPVRWDPRSGTDRAGRTGIRMIADCRTGAEGPGVLVDMGIADDFTPPKWSGGPVAGTIVPGPQQPGWIARLTGKAAPARAMLVADAPLEGLRASAVPNGADVPNNHLAYAVQWFLFAAAALVIYILAVRRRLQR is encoded by the coding sequence ATGACTGAGTCCGCGCTTCGCCGCTGGCCCCTCGTCCCGACACTGCTCGTGATCGCGGCCGCCGCGGTCATGGTCGCGCTCGGCGTGTGGCAGCTTGAGCGAAAGAGCGAAAAGGAAGCGCTACTTGCCCTTTATGAGCGCAACCGCGCGATGTCGGCAACGGTCGCTTATCCCGAACTCCCTCCGGTCGCCGACGCAATGCTCTTCCGCAAGAGCAGCATTGTCTGTCTCGAGCCCGTGCGCTGGGACCCGCGAAGCGGCACCGACCGCGCAGGAAGGACCGGAATACGCATGATTGCCGATTGCCGCACCGGTGCCGAAGGACCCGGTGTGCTGGTCGATATGGGCATCGCCGACGATTTCACGCCGCCCAAGTGGAGCGGGGGCCCGGTTGCCGGAACGATCGTGCCAGGCCCTCAGCAGCCGGGGTGGATAGCGCGGCTCACTGGCAAAGCGGCGCCCGCGCGCGCGATGCTCGTCGCCGACGCGCCGCTTGAAGGCCTGCGCGCGAGCGCGGTTCCGAACGGCGCGGACGTGCCCAACAACCATCTCGCCTATGCGGTGCAATGGTTCCTTTTCGCCGCCGCAGCTCTCGTCATCTATATATTGGCGGTTCGCCGCCGCTTGCAGCGCTGA
- the pstB gene encoding phosphate ABC transporter ATP-binding protein PstB, whose protein sequence is MTHDDLTIANPKMKAEGVDVFYGAKQAINNVSIDVGTDLVTAFIGPSGCGKSTFLRSLNRMNDTVASARVTGKITLDGEDIYAPTMDVVQLRARVGMVFQKPNPFPKSIYDNVAYGPRIHGLAAGKGDLDLIVERALVRAGLWDEVKDRLGESGTALSGGQQQRLCIARAIAVDPEVILMDEPCSALDPIATAKIEELIHELRGKYAIVIVTHNMQQAARVSQRTAFFHLGTLVEYGRTADIFTNPKQDRTKDYITGRYG, encoded by the coding sequence ATGACCCACGACGATCTCACAATCGCCAATCCCAAGATGAAGGCCGAGGGCGTCGATGTCTTCTACGGCGCGAAGCAGGCGATCAACAATGTCTCGATCGACGTCGGCACCGATCTCGTCACCGCCTTCATCGGTCCGTCGGGCTGCGGGAAATCCACCTTTCTGCGCTCGCTCAACCGCATGAACGACACCGTCGCAAGCGCCCGCGTCACGGGAAAGATCACGCTCGACGGCGAAGATATTTACGCGCCCACGATGGATGTGGTGCAGCTGCGCGCGCGCGTCGGAATGGTTTTCCAGAAGCCAAACCCTTTTCCAAAGTCGATCTATGACAATGTCGCCTATGGCCCCCGCATCCACGGTCTCGCCGCGGGCAAGGGCGACCTCGACCTCATCGTCGAGCGCGCGCTGGTGCGCGCGGGGCTCTGGGACGAGGTGAAGGACCGGCTCGGCGAAAGCGGCACCGCGCTTTCGGGCGGCCAGCAGCAGCGCCTCTGCATCGCGCGTGCGATTGCGGTCGACCCCGAGGTGATCCTGATGGACGAACCATGCTCGGCGCTCGACCCGATCGCGACCGCGAAGATCGAGGAACTGATCCACGAACTGCGCGGCAAATATGCGATCGTGATCGTCACTCACAATATGCAGCAGGCGGCGCGCGTGTCGCAGCGCACGGCCTTTTTCCACCTCGGGACGCTGGTCGAATATGGGAGGACCGCCGACATCTTCACCAACCCGAAGCAGGATCGCACCAAGGATTATATCACGGGCCGCTACGGCTGA
- the pstA gene encoding phosphate ABC transporter permease PstA: MNRKTSPTDWKAPAMQRRITARYAAERRFRAMGLGAVLLSGLFLAFLLTVMVGNGARGFTYTHIAVPIDFAATPLPLDPARLGDSDADQLIANAGLADIVALAADEALGANGSALISENAWKDVRRAIKDEPALLRTRSVFELPASSLVDIAAKEGARGALGARVDALTREGKLAKHIHWSFFRNADATDPALAGIWGALKGSVLTIVIAFLIAFPTGVLAALYLEEYAPKNRWSDLIEVSINNLAAVPSIIFGLLALAVFINWFGLCQASPLVGGLTLALMTMPVIVIASRNAIKAVPPSIRDAALGVGASPVQVVFHHVLPLALPGILTGTIIGMARALGETAPLLLIGMRAFIGDVPGGVCSPSTVLPMQIFLWSDEVDRGFVEKTSAAIIVLLIVLLSMNALAIYLRNKFEKRW, translated from the coding sequence ATGAATAGGAAGACCTCCCCCACCGACTGGAAGGCCCCCGCGATGCAAAGGCGGATCACGGCGCGCTACGCTGCAGAGCGCCGTTTCAGGGCGATGGGGCTTGGCGCCGTGCTCCTCTCTGGCCTCTTCCTCGCCTTCCTGCTCACCGTGATGGTTGGCAACGGTGCGCGCGGCTTCACCTACACCCATATTGCGGTGCCGATCGACTTCGCGGCAACGCCGCTGCCCCTCGATCCCGCGCGGCTCGGCGATTCCGACGCCGATCAGCTGATCGCGAACGCCGGGCTTGCCGACATCGTCGCCCTCGCCGCCGACGAGGCGCTCGGGGCAAACGGATCCGCGCTGATCAGCGAAAATGCGTGGAAAGACGTTCGCCGCGCGATCAAGGACGAGCCGGCCCTACTTCGCACCAGGAGCGTTTTCGAGCTTCCCGCCTCCTCCCTGGTCGATATCGCCGCCAAGGAAGGCGCGCGAGGCGCGCTCGGCGCGCGGGTCGACGCGCTGACCAGGGAAGGCAAGCTTGCCAAGCACATCCACTGGTCCTTCTTCCGCAATGCCGATGCGACCGATCCCGCGCTCGCCGGCATCTGGGGGGCGCTCAAGGGATCGGTGCTGACGATCGTCATCGCCTTTCTCATCGCCTTCCCTACCGGCGTTCTCGCAGCACTCTATCTTGAAGAATATGCGCCGAAGAACCGCTGGAGTGACCTCATCGAGGTCTCGATCAACAATCTGGCCGCGGTGCCATCGATCATCTTCGGCCTGCTCGCGCTCGCGGTGTTCATCAACTGGTTCGGCCTTTGCCAGGCCAGTCCGCTGGTCGGCGGGCTGACGCTCGCGCTGATGACGATGCCCGTGATCGTCATCGCAAGCCGCAACGCGATCAAGGCGGTCCCGCCGTCGATCCGCGACGCAGCGCTCGGCGTCGGCGCCAGCCCGGTACAGGTCGTCTTCCACCATGTCCTCCCCCTCGCGCTCCCCGGCATTCTGACCGGGACGATCATTGGCATGGCCCGCGCGCTCGGCGAGACGGCGCCGCTCCTTCTCATTGGGATGCGCGCCTTCATAGGGGACGTGCCGGGAGGGGTCTGTTCGCCCTCCACGGTGCTGCCGATGCAGATCTTCCTCTGGTCGGACGAGGTCGACCGCGGCTTTGTCGAGAAAACCTCGGCGGCGATCATCGTGCTGTTGATCGTGCTGCTCTCGATGAACGCCCTCGCTATCTATCTTCGCAACAAGTTTGAAAAACGCTGGTGA
- the phoU gene encoding phosphate signaling complex protein PhoU has product MAIINEHTVKAFDADLNRLRGLISEMGGRAEQALIQAMSALANGDRALAAEVVECDKTIDALESEVERLAVQTIALRAPMADDLREMIAALKIVSVVERIGDYAKNIAKRVALMDPARSIEAIPVLTSMSSLVAELIHDALDSFAARDTELALRVTVRDKTVDDFYNSIFRTLVTFMMENPRHITESAHLLFVAKNLERMGDHATNIAEMVYYAVTGERMEERERGEQPEDGVAEREQG; this is encoded by the coding sequence ATGGCAATCATCAACGAACATACCGTCAAGGCCTTCGACGCGGATCTCAACCGGCTGCGCGGACTGATCAGCGAGATGGGCGGGCGCGCCGAGCAGGCGCTCATCCAGGCGATGTCCGCGCTCGCAAACGGCGATCGCGCTCTCGCGGCCGAAGTGGTCGAATGCGACAAGACGATCGACGCGCTCGAAAGCGAGGTCGAACGGCTCGCGGTCCAGACCATCGCGCTGAGGGCACCGATGGCGGACGACCTGCGCGAAATGATCGCGGCGCTGAAGATCGTCTCGGTCGTCGAGCGCATCGGGGACTATGCCAAGAACATCGCAAAGCGCGTCGCGCTGATGGATCCGGCGCGTTCGATCGAGGCGATCCCGGTGCTGACCTCGATGTCCTCGCTCGTCGCCGAGCTCATCCACGACGCGCTCGACAGCTTTGCCGCGCGCGACACCGAGCTCGCGCTGCGGGTGACCGTGCGCGACAAGACGGTCGATGATTTCTACAACAGCATCTTTCGCACGCTTGTGACCTTCATGATGGAAAATCCGCGGCACATTACCGAAAGCGCGCATCTGCTGTTTGTCGCCAAGAATTTGGAACGCATGGGCGACCATGCGACCAATATCGCCGAGATGGTCTATTATGCCGTCACCGGCGAGCGGATGGAGGAGCGCGAGCGCGGCGAGCAGCCCGAAGATGGCGTGGCGGAACGGGAGCAAGGCTGA